One stretch of Eggerthella lenta DSM 2243 DNA includes these proteins:
- a CDS encoding glycosyltransferase family 2 protein: MLDQFFSQISFVDIFNFCVFLTFTICYTYQLYYVFVVLTRKPKELTAKKNHKFAAVISARNESAVIGDLIHSIKVQNYPSELIDVFVIADNCTDDTARVAREAGAIVFPRSNDKEVGKGYALDYGFQCIRERYADKGYEAYFVFDADNVLDVNYFREMNKTFDNGAKASTSYRNSKNYDSNWISAGYAVWFLREAKFLNQARLTLNTSCAVSGTGFFIAADIIEKNGGWKWHLLTEDIEFSANSILEGTRISYTPTAILYDEQPITFRDSWNQRFRWAKGFYQVFWHYGARLAKGIAVNPKGARFACYDMLMTIAPGMLLTIVSVLFNAIIVFLSLTGAMSTGIMVASSLSSILFCLLNYFIFMFMFGVLTTFVEWDSIRSTTGKKVLYMFTFPVFMMTYIPIALVALVKKCNWKPIKHSISVDVAELSDAASAAPQKQRERTM; encoded by the coding sequence GTGCTGGACCAGTTTTTTTCGCAGATCTCGTTCGTTGACATATTCAACTTCTGCGTGTTTCTCACGTTCACGATCTGCTACACGTATCAGCTCTACTACGTGTTCGTGGTGCTGACGCGCAAGCCCAAGGAGCTCACGGCGAAGAAGAACCACAAGTTCGCCGCAGTCATCTCGGCTCGCAACGAGAGCGCCGTCATCGGCGACCTCATCCACTCCATCAAGGTGCAGAACTATCCGTCCGAGCTCATCGACGTGTTCGTCATCGCCGACAACTGCACGGACGACACCGCGCGCGTGGCCCGCGAGGCAGGCGCCATCGTCTTTCCCCGCAGCAACGACAAGGAAGTTGGCAAGGGCTACGCGCTCGACTACGGCTTCCAGTGCATTCGCGAGCGCTACGCCGACAAGGGTTACGAGGCGTACTTCGTGTTCGACGCCGACAACGTGCTGGATGTGAACTACTTCCGCGAGATGAACAAGACCTTCGACAACGGAGCGAAGGCCTCGACCAGCTATCGAAACTCCAAGAACTACGACTCCAACTGGATATCCGCGGGCTACGCCGTGTGGTTCCTGCGCGAGGCGAAGTTCCTGAACCAGGCGCGTCTCACGCTGAACACCAGTTGCGCCGTGTCGGGCACGGGCTTCTTCATAGCCGCCGACATCATCGAGAAGAACGGCGGTTGGAAGTGGCACCTGCTCACCGAGGACATCGAGTTCTCTGCGAACAGCATTCTCGAGGGCACGCGCATCAGCTACACGCCCACGGCCATCCTCTACGATGAGCAGCCCATCACGTTCCGCGACTCGTGGAACCAGCGCTTCCGCTGGGCGAAGGGCTTCTACCAGGTGTTCTGGCACTACGGTGCCCGCCTGGCGAAAGGCATCGCCGTGAACCCCAAGGGCGCGCGCTTCGCTTGCTACGACATGCTCATGACCATCGCGCCGGGCATGCTGCTTACCATCGTGTCGGTGCTGTTCAACGCCATCATCGTGTTCCTCAGCCTCACCGGAGCCATGTCCACGGGCATCATGGTTGCCTCCTCGCTGTCGTCCATCTTGTTCTGCCTGCTGAACTACTTCATCTTCATGTTCATGTTCGGCGTGCTGACCACGTTCGTGGAATGGGACTCCATCCGTTCCACCACGGGCAAGAAGGTTCTGTACATGTTCACGTTCCCCGTGTTCATGATGACCTATATCCCCATCGCGCTGGTCGCGCTCGTGAAGAAGTGCAACTGGAAGCCCATCAAGCACAGCATCTCGGTTGATGTGGCCGAGCTCTCCGACGCGGCAAGCGCCGCACCCCAAAAGCAGCGTGAGCGCACCATGTAG
- a CDS encoding ComF family protein yields the protein METTLNRRGIRARTAGAGHESAVCGAWKAPCYPRRMTIARTTLALAPARPTAREAGACPRVPRRERLLRTAGLYGRGAAEAIAETLWPTRCAVCDTPGEVLCAPCSLNLSHIDWWRACPRCGAPFGRVQCSECNDVLMSVAGRDEPPFDACTSAVAFDDAAARIVRTWKDAGERRLAGAMATLMAPMAPPSWLADHPCIVPVPATAAARRRRGFDHGEELAQALADRLGLAVAPVLARPRSRDQRALARRDRLANMEGRFIPLPGASAFPSVILVDDVYTTGATLFAATDAVRVAGAATVRCLTFARVW from the coding sequence GTGGAAACGACGCTGAATCGGCGTGGAATCCGCGCGAGAACGGCGGGTGCCGGACATGAGAGCGCCGTGTGCGGCGCGTGGAAGGCTCCGTGCTATCCTCGTAGGATGACGATCGCCCGCACAACCCTCGCCCTCGCCCCCGCACGCCCGACCGCACGGGAAGCAGGCGCATGCCCGCGCGTTCCCCGCCGCGAGCGTCTGCTGAGGACGGCGGGCCTCTACGGGCGCGGAGCCGCCGAGGCCATCGCCGAGACGCTGTGGCCCACGCGCTGCGCCGTATGCGACACCCCGGGCGAGGTGCTGTGCGCGCCTTGCAGCCTCAACCTGAGCCATATCGACTGGTGGCGCGCCTGCCCGCGCTGCGGCGCGCCGTTCGGCCGCGTGCAGTGCAGCGAGTGCAACGACGTGCTGATGAGCGTTGCCGGACGCGACGAGCCGCCCTTCGACGCCTGCACGAGCGCCGTCGCCTTCGACGATGCCGCCGCCCGCATCGTGCGCACTTGGAAGGATGCCGGCGAGCGGCGATTGGCAGGCGCCATGGCGACGCTCATGGCGCCGATGGCGCCGCCCTCCTGGCTCGCCGACCATCCCTGCATCGTGCCGGTGCCCGCCACCGCCGCCGCCCGCAGACGGCGCGGCTTCGACCACGGCGAGGAGCTGGCCCAGGCGCTGGCCGACCGCCTGGGCCTCGCCGTCGCGCCCGTGCTCGCCCGCCCCCGCAGCCGCGACCAGCGCGCCCTCGCGCGCCGCGACAGATTGGCGAATATGGAAGGCCGCTTCATCCCGCTGCCCGGCGCAAGCGCCTTCCCCTCGGTCATCCTGGTCGACGACGTGTACACCACCGGCGCCACGCTGTTCGCCGCGACCGACGCCGTCCGCGTCGCCGGAGCCGCCACCGTCCGCTGCCTCACCTTCGCCCGCGTGTGGTAA
- a CDS encoding substrate-binding periplasmic protein yields the protein MKRYKTLASCCMAVACMAALLVVLTGCSSQQSYTPPEKTPTLSSPTIGKDGTLRVGVNTDNQPLAGQPSSSSKIVGIDVDVAAALADSFGLKLEVVNVGSDAESALKEGTVDIVMGIDKSDSSTSFWKSDAYLPTAVALFSAPSNTQVPTNVVETKIAAQVSSKSAWAVTNEFDKATFSTTDDLKSAFAELASGQVQYVAADAIIGTYAAHSAGDDVHIVALMQQAGGYGVGVSDANTDLKQAVSEALATLTGNGTIGVIETKWLGTALDLSSTPLTAGATKSTDAGATVASKEPKDESEGENADGDAAPADEGTGAGDEVNAGENAVQPGDVAA from the coding sequence ATGAAGCGTTATAAAACGCTCGCGTCCTGCTGCATGGCGGTCGCGTGCATGGCGGCCCTGCTCGTCGTTCTGACGGGCTGCTCATCGCAGCAGAGCTACACTCCCCCCGAGAAGACGCCCACGCTATCCTCGCCGACCATCGGCAAGGACGGTACGCTGCGCGTCGGTGTGAACACCGACAACCAGCCCCTGGCGGGACAGCCTTCCTCCTCGTCCAAAATCGTCGGCATCGACGTGGACGTGGCGGCGGCGCTGGCTGACAGCTTCGGGCTGAAGCTCGAGGTCGTCAACGTGGGATCGGATGCCGAATCGGCTCTCAAAGAGGGAACGGTCGACATCGTCATGGGCATCGACAAGTCCGACAGCAGCACCTCGTTCTGGAAGTCTGACGCGTACCTGCCTACGGCCGTGGCGTTGTTCTCCGCGCCGTCCAACACGCAGGTTCCCACGAACGTCGTCGAGACGAAGATCGCCGCGCAGGTGTCGTCGAAGAGCGCTTGGGCGGTGACGAACGAATTCGACAAGGCAACCTTCTCCACGACCGACGACCTCAAGAGCGCGTTCGCCGAGCTGGCCTCGGGCCAGGTGCAGTACGTGGCGGCCGATGCCATCATCGGGACGTACGCGGCGCACAGCGCGGGCGACGACGTGCATATCGTGGCGCTCATGCAGCAGGCGGGCGGCTACGGCGTGGGCGTGTCGGATGCGAACACCGATCTCAAGCAAGCGGTCTCCGAAGCCCTCGCCACGCTGACCGGCAACGGCACCATCGGCGTCATCGAGACGAAGTGGCTGGGTACCGCGCTCGACCTTTCGTCCACGCCGCTGACTGCCGGCGCCACCAAGTCCACGGACGCGGGCGCGACCGTTGCTTCGAAGGAGCCGAAAGACGAGAGCGAAGGCGAGAACGCTGACGGGGACGCTGCTCCTGCCGACGAAGGCACGGGCGCCGGCGACGAGGTGAACGCGGGCGAGAACGCCGTGCAGCCTGGAGACGTCGCTGCTTAG
- the larB gene encoding nickel pincer cofactor biosynthesis protein LarB — translation MEQRQLRELLERVAAGETAVDEAEQALRIAPFTELGYATVDNHRGMRQGVSEVVYGAGKTAEQIAGVCRALVENGQERVLVTRLDAEKAAAVERALEGACPLAFAYRQGPRLGILGEAPEPDGNGPIVIAAAGTSDLSVAEEAAVTAEMLGNDVVRLYDVGVAGIHRLLAHADDIARASVVVAVAGMEGALASVVGGLASCPVIAVPTSVGYGASFGGVAALLAMLNSCASGVSVVNIDNGFGAGYQAHMINHVKARTA, via the coding sequence ATGGAGCAACGACAACTGCGCGAGCTGCTCGAGCGCGTCGCGGCGGGCGAGACCGCCGTCGACGAGGCCGAGCAGGCGCTGCGCATCGCTCCGTTCACGGAGCTGGGCTACGCGACGGTGGACAACCATCGCGGCATGCGCCAGGGCGTGTCGGAGGTGGTGTACGGTGCGGGCAAGACGGCCGAGCAGATAGCGGGCGTGTGCCGCGCGCTCGTGGAGAACGGGCAGGAGCGCGTGCTGGTCACCCGGCTCGACGCCGAGAAGGCCGCCGCGGTCGAACGTGCCCTGGAAGGCGCGTGCCCTCTCGCGTTCGCCTACCGCCAAGGCCCGCGTCTCGGCATCCTGGGCGAGGCGCCCGAGCCCGACGGCAACGGGCCTATCGTGATAGCCGCCGCCGGCACGAGCGACCTTTCGGTGGCGGAGGAAGCCGCCGTGACGGCCGAGATGCTGGGCAACGACGTGGTGCGCCTGTACGACGTGGGCGTGGCCGGCATCCATCGCTTGCTGGCGCATGCCGACGACATCGCGCGGGCCAGCGTCGTGGTGGCGGTGGCGGGCATGGAGGGCGCGCTGGCCAGCGTGGTGGGCGGTCTCGCGTCGTGTCCGGTGATCGCCGTGCCCACGAGCGTGGGCTACGGCGCCAGCTTCGGCGGCGTCGCGGCCCTGCTGGCCATGCTGAACTCGTGCGCCTCGGGCGTGTCCGTCGTCAACATCGACAACGGCTTCGGCGCGGGCTACCAGGCCCATATGATCAACCATGTGAAAGCGAGGACGGCATGA
- the larC gene encoding nickel insertion protein: MTTLVWNLEENATRRHLLAVALLQLPEERRAQVLEAAEAAGVSDGHHHDLGEVNAAIDALAASERAKGDMRAVYRILAEAEAAAHGCTVEETHFHEVGNGEALRNVLAICLAVEALDPDEIAATRVQTGSGTVRCAHGELPIPAPATAAIIARGIPTCERKLEGERCTPTSAAVILHFVQRYDA; the protein is encoded by the coding sequence ATGACGACGTTGGTTTGGAACTTGGAAGAGAACGCCACGAGGCGCCACCTGCTGGCCGTGGCGTTGCTGCAGCTGCCCGAAGAGCGGCGCGCGCAGGTGCTCGAGGCCGCCGAGGCGGCCGGCGTTTCCGACGGGCATCATCACGACCTGGGCGAGGTGAACGCCGCCATCGACGCGCTCGCCGCGAGCGAGCGGGCGAAGGGCGACATGCGCGCCGTCTACCGCATCCTCGCCGAGGCTGAGGCCGCGGCGCACGGCTGCACGGTGGAGGAGACGCACTTCCACGAAGTGGGCAACGGCGAGGCGCTGCGCAACGTGCTCGCCATCTGCCTGGCCGTGGAGGCGCTCGACCCGGACGAGATCGCGGCCACCCGCGTGCAGACCGGCAGCGGCACCGTGCGATGCGCCCACGGCGAGCTGCCCATCCCCGCGCCGGCCACCGCCGCCATCATCGCCCGCGGCATCCCCACGTGCGAGCGCAAGCTGGAAGGCGAGCGCTGTACCCCCACGAGCGCCGCCGTCATCCTCCACTTCGTGCAGCGCTACGATGCGTAG
- a CDS encoding SufB/SufD family protein: protein MAVDLSPIDESLLAEIANIHGMPKGAFNIRKDGELVERHSSANIEIATKTDNPGIDIRIKAGTKGETVYIPVIVTQSGLKDVVYNTFYIEDDCDVTIIAGCGIHNESHQASEHDGIHTFYCGKNSHVKYVEKHYGEGTGTGERILNPVTNVIMDENSSCEMELTQLRGVSSTVRDTNAELGAGAKLVLTEKLLTHDDQVATSNMKVELKGDDSSVQVISRSVAQDNSKQIFNPLVIGEAQCRGHVQCDAILMGTAKVTAIPGIEAAHEDALLVHEAAIGKIAGDQITKLMTLGLTEEEAEQEILEDFLN, encoded by the coding sequence ATGGCTGTTGATCTTTCCCCCATCGACGAGAGCCTGCTCGCCGAGATCGCCAACATACACGGCATGCCGAAAGGCGCGTTTAACATCCGTAAGGACGGCGAGCTCGTCGAGCGCCACTCCTCGGCGAACATCGAGATCGCCACGAAGACGGACAACCCCGGCATCGACATCCGCATCAAGGCGGGCACGAAGGGCGAGACGGTGTACATCCCCGTCATCGTCACGCAGTCGGGCCTGAAGGACGTCGTGTACAACACGTTCTACATCGAAGACGACTGCGACGTGACCATCATCGCCGGCTGCGGCATCCACAACGAGAGCCACCAGGCCTCCGAGCACGACGGCATCCACACGTTCTACTGCGGCAAGAACAGCCACGTGAAGTACGTGGAGAAGCACTACGGTGAAGGCACCGGCACCGGCGAGCGCATCCTCAACCCCGTGACCAACGTGATCATGGACGAGAATTCCAGCTGCGAGATGGAGCTCACGCAGCTGCGCGGCGTGTCGTCCACCGTGCGCGACACGAACGCCGAGCTGGGCGCGGGCGCGAAGCTGGTGCTGACCGAGAAGCTGCTGACCCACGACGACCAGGTGGCCACCTCGAACATGAAGGTGGAGCTCAAGGGCGACGATTCCAGCGTGCAGGTAATCTCGCGCTCGGTGGCGCAGGACAACTCCAAGCAGATCTTCAACCCGCTGGTCATCGGCGAGGCGCAGTGCCGCGGCCACGTGCAGTGCGACGCAATCCTCATGGGCACGGCGAAGGTGACCGCCATCCCCGGCATCGAGGCCGCCCACGAGGACGCCCTGCTGGTGCACGAGGCCGCCATCGGCAAGATCGCCGGCGACCAGATCACGAAGCTCATGACCCTGGGTCTGACCGAAGAGGAAGCCGAGCAGGAGATCCTCGAAGACTTCCTGAACTAG
- a CDS encoding ABC transporter ATP-binding protein produces the protein MLELKNLTFEVPLADGSKETKRIIDDLSLTIPDGRFTVITGPNGGGKSTLAKLIMGVERATSGQILLDGEDITDLSISERAKKGIGYGFQQPARFKGMKVKKLLDIAAGKKLPMLACNEYLAKVGLCSASYLTREVDKNLSGGEVKRIEIATILARDPKLAIYDEPEAGIDLWSFDRLTETFRDIHEARDGRSIVIISHQERIIQLADEIVLLRDGKVAETGTPEELMPKLGFVAKGIPGCQLSTPTELHLTEIATTC, from the coding sequence ATGCTGGAACTCAAGAACCTCACCTTCGAGGTGCCGCTTGCGGACGGATCGAAGGAAACGAAGCGCATCATCGACGATCTGTCGCTCACCATCCCCGACGGCCGCTTCACGGTTATCACCGGCCCGAACGGCGGGGGCAAGTCGACGCTGGCCAAGCTCATCATGGGCGTCGAGCGCGCGACGAGCGGCCAGATCCTGCTGGACGGCGAGGACATTACCGACCTGTCCATCTCCGAGCGCGCCAAGAAGGGCATCGGCTACGGTTTCCAACAGCCCGCACGCTTCAAGGGCATGAAGGTGAAGAAGCTGCTGGACATCGCGGCCGGCAAGAAGCTGCCGATGCTCGCGTGCAACGAGTACCTGGCGAAGGTGGGCCTGTGCTCGGCCAGCTACCTCACGCGCGAGGTGGACAAGAACCTGTCCGGCGGCGAGGTGAAGCGCATCGAGATCGCCACCATCCTCGCGCGCGACCCGAAGCTGGCCATCTACGACGAGCCCGAGGCGGGCATCGACCTGTGGAGCTTCGACCGCCTGACCGAGACGTTCCGCGACATCCACGAGGCGCGCGACGGCCGCTCCATCGTGATCATCTCGCACCAGGAGCGCATCATCCAGCTGGCCGACGAGATCGTGCTTCTGCGCGACGGCAAGGTTGCCGAGACGGGCACGCCCGAGGAGCTCATGCCGAAGCTGGGCTTCGTGGCGAAGGGCATCCCCGGCTGCCAGCTGAGCACCCCCACCGAGCTGCACCTCACGGAGATCGCCACCACCTGCTAA
- a CDS encoding insulinase family protein: MDLAPEQKLHGFTVRTREELPEIDGTAYVLDHDKSGAQLLYLRNDDNNKAFSIAFKTPPADDTGVFHILEHSVLCGSDKFPVKEPFVDLLKSSMQTFLNAMTFPDKTMYPVASTNDQDLLNLADVYLDAVLHPAIYRKRAIFEQEGWHYELGGDTEAEAGDSVAGDAVAATEAADGSARLVLNGVVYNEMKGALSDPNSVLYDELQAALFPDTAYRFESGGTPRAIPDLTYEQFLEEHRRHYRLDNSYLTLYGDLDLDGMLAFLDERYLSPVADEQAAATGIGSEGAPLGPHELREQAPVRALGVKRNMATAPENACAGLGYVIGNACERTRMTAVDILIDAIAGSNEAPLKRALLDAGLAADATAFFADSLLQPFAVIQLRGLEEGGAERFRPVVEKTLRKLADGGLDRALVEASLSRAEFVMREREYGMPDGVALAMSSLAGWLYDDDAATSYLKYEDDFAFLRKALDEGYFERLIREAFLDSDHMAEVEIVPVDGDEDAYEEERLAAVEAAMTPEDYVRVADEEAALRRLQEEPDSPEALAVLPRLSVADIKDAPEEPAYGLVEGAPVPTLRHDVPTHGIAYAYRYFDLDRVAFDELPYVAVLGLVLGKLGTARHTASELDTLVNGKLGNLTFFAEIYESETDPAALAPKFVVSSSALTENVRELAELPREIMLETDFSDTGKIKDVLQQRRIGMEQGFANAGHASAMAHLASYYLPAGVVREQLGGVGFYRFLKQLLASFDERAEEVSARLADLAVRLFADDALTLSFTGTDDDYERFLAAGAALGRTRPEDGVRLIAPDPVALNEAFIVPTDVCYAAQGFDRRAFDAGYTGAWQVAARALSYDYLWNEVRVKGGAYGAGFQTARTGNLRFYSYRDPHLDDTLARFARASEWLAKFDPAAEAMEGYVVSTVAGFDTPLKARALVRRQDGDFFGGRTPESRAATRAQMIDADAAALRALAGPIAEAVAMDAVCVFGSKDIIEASDAGLAVIDLLNE; encoded by the coding sequence ATGGACCTTGCTCCCGAGCAGAAGCTGCACGGATTCACCGTGCGCACGCGCGAAGAACTTCCCGAGATCGACGGCACGGCGTACGTGCTCGACCACGACAAGAGCGGCGCGCAGCTGCTGTACCTGCGAAACGACGACAACAACAAGGCGTTCTCCATCGCGTTCAAGACGCCGCCCGCCGACGACACGGGCGTGTTCCACATCCTGGAGCACTCGGTGCTGTGCGGCTCGGACAAGTTTCCCGTCAAGGAGCCGTTCGTCGACCTGCTGAAAAGCTCGATGCAGACGTTCCTGAACGCCATGACCTTCCCCGACAAGACGATGTATCCGGTGGCCAGCACGAACGACCAGGACTTGCTGAACCTCGCCGACGTGTACCTCGACGCGGTGCTGCACCCGGCCATCTACCGTAAACGCGCCATCTTCGAACAGGAGGGCTGGCACTACGAGCTGGGCGGCGACACGGAAGCCGAAGCGGGCGACTCCGTTGCAGGCGACGCCGTGGCCGCCACGGAAGCCGCCGACGGGTCTGCGCGCCTCGTGCTGAACGGCGTGGTGTACAACGAGATGAAGGGCGCGCTGTCCGATCCGAATTCGGTGCTGTACGACGAGCTGCAGGCGGCGCTGTTCCCCGACACGGCCTACCGCTTCGAGTCGGGCGGCACGCCGCGCGCCATCCCCGACCTCACCTACGAGCAGTTCCTGGAGGAGCACCGCCGCCACTACCGCCTGGACAACAGCTACCTCACGTTGTACGGCGATCTCGACCTGGACGGCATGCTGGCCTTCCTCGACGAACGCTATCTGTCCCCCGTCGCCGACGAGCAGGCGGCCGCGACGGGCATCGGCTCCGAGGGCGCGCCTCTCGGCCCCCACGAGCTGCGCGAGCAGGCGCCCGTACGCGCGCTGGGCGTGAAGAGGAACATGGCTACCGCGCCCGAGAACGCGTGCGCCGGGCTGGGCTACGTCATCGGCAACGCGTGCGAGCGCACGCGCATGACGGCCGTGGACATCCTCATCGACGCCATCGCAGGCTCGAACGAGGCGCCGCTCAAGCGCGCCCTGCTGGACGCGGGGCTGGCGGCCGACGCTACGGCGTTCTTCGCCGACTCGCTGCTGCAGCCGTTCGCGGTCATCCAGCTGCGCGGACTGGAGGAAGGCGGTGCCGAGCGTTTCCGCCCGGTCGTGGAGAAAACGCTGCGCAAGCTGGCCGACGGAGGGCTCGACCGCGCGCTCGTGGAGGCGTCGCTGTCGCGCGCCGAGTTCGTCATGCGCGAGCGCGAGTACGGCATGCCCGACGGCGTGGCGCTGGCGATGAGCTCGCTGGCGGGCTGGCTGTACGACGACGATGCGGCCACGTCCTACCTCAAGTACGAGGACGACTTCGCGTTTCTGCGCAAAGCGCTGGACGAGGGGTATTTCGAGCGGCTGATCCGCGAGGCGTTCCTGGACAGCGACCATATGGCCGAGGTGGAGATCGTGCCAGTCGACGGCGACGAGGACGCCTACGAGGAGGAACGCCTGGCCGCCGTCGAAGCCGCCATGACTCCCGAGGACTACGTTCGCGTGGCCGACGAGGAGGCCGCGCTGCGCCGCTTGCAGGAGGAGCCCGACTCGCCCGAAGCTTTGGCCGTGCTGCCGCGCCTGTCGGTAGCCGACATAAAGGACGCTCCCGAGGAGCCCGCGTACGGCCTAGTGGAGGGCGCGCCCGTTCCTACGCTGCGCCACGACGTGCCGACGCACGGCATCGCCTACGCCTACCGCTACTTCGACCTCGACCGCGTCGCGTTCGACGAACTACCTTACGTGGCCGTTCTGGGCCTCGTGCTGGGCAAGCTGGGAACCGCACGACATACCGCCTCCGAGCTGGACACGCTCGTCAACGGCAAGCTGGGCAACCTCACGTTCTTCGCCGAGATCTACGAGAGCGAGACCGACCCCGCTGCCCTGGCTCCGAAGTTCGTCGTCAGCTCGAGCGCTCTGACCGAGAACGTCCGCGAGCTGGCCGAGCTGCCCCGCGAGATCATGCTGGAGACCGACTTCTCCGACACGGGCAAGATCAAGGACGTGCTGCAGCAGCGCCGCATCGGCATGGAGCAGGGCTTCGCGAACGCGGGGCATGCTAGCGCTATGGCGCACTTGGCTTCGTACTACCTGCCGGCCGGCGTGGTGCGCGAGCAGCTGGGCGGCGTCGGGTTCTACCGCTTCCTCAAGCAGCTGCTGGCCTCGTTCGACGAGCGCGCCGAAGAGGTGTCCGCACGCCTGGCCGACCTCGCCGTGCGTCTGTTCGCCGACGACGCTCTGACGCTGAGCTTCACCGGCACGGACGACGACTACGAACGCTTCCTGGCCGCAGGCGCCGCGCTCGGCCGCACGCGCCCCGAAGACGGCGTGCGCTTGATCGCGCCCGACCCCGTGGCGCTCAACGAGGCGTTCATCGTGCCCACCGACGTGTGCTATGCGGCCCAGGGCTTCGACCGCCGCGCCTTCGACGCGGGCTACACGGGCGCCTGGCAGGTGGCCGCGCGGGCGCTTTCCTACGACTACCTGTGGAACGAGGTGCGCGTGAAGGGCGGCGCGTACGGGGCGGGCTTCCAGACGGCGCGCACCGGCAATCTGCGCTTCTACTCGTATCGCGACCCGCACCTCGACGACACGCTGGCCCGCTTCGCCAGGGCTTCCGAGTGGTTGGCCAAGTTCGACCCCGCCGCCGAGGCGATGGAAGGCTACGTGGTGAGCACCGTGGCCGGGTTCGACACCCCGCTCAAGGCGCGCGCCCTCGTGCGGCGCCAGGACGGCGACTTCTTCGGCGGACGCACGCCCGAGAGCCGTGCCGCCACGCGCGCCCAGATGATCGACGCGGACGCCGCTGCGCTGCGCGCGCTGGCCGGGCCCATCGCCGAAGCCGTCGCGATGGACGCCGTGTGCGTGTTCGGCAGCAAGGACATCATCGAGGCGTCCGATGCCGGCCTCGCGGTGATCGACCTGCTGAACGAGTAG
- a CDS encoding FAD-dependent oxidoreductase: MTRRGFVGAALAGTMGVAASSFLAGCSAPTSSSDSQEWDQEADVVVVGAGGAGLAAAIEAANAGASVLLLEKASAVGGDSALSDGILGGWGTKLAKEQGIDADADDVYRWFTRHPEWYGPKDPAIARVLADKSGETIDWLQEMGVPFLKEVGPLFGYTELPVIHHVDGKGAEMVRVLAETAEKAGVGTLTDTSATKLVADADGRVIGVEAVQKKNPVRIKANKGVVMATGSFAGSTAMIGQMNAECANLLPGSNPGATGDGLVMAMELGAYTTRVSDMPLMSSLAGLESGSIVNINYGMRLPGLWLDAEGQRFFDESTPYENPNGHRAIVRKQNEQGSPVIALLGTTPELDAMQATYPLKWATADTVEEVAGMVGLDGAKAKATVERYNGFCEAGKDEDCGTPADKMVPMTGPFYAAPIAVSTSVTVGGFKTNEQAQALRLALASSGSLTEPIPGLYAAGVVCEWNCAAGATVLSAMTLGRIAGRSAAAEASAA; encoded by the coding sequence ATGACGCGAAGGGGATTCGTAGGAGCGGCGCTCGCCGGGACTATGGGCGTTGCGGCGTCCTCGTTCTTGGCCGGATGCAGCGCACCGACGTCCTCGAGCGATTCGCAGGAGTGGGATCAGGAAGCCGATGTCGTGGTGGTGGGAGCAGGCGGGGCCGGACTCGCGGCCGCCATCGAAGCCGCGAACGCGGGTGCGAGCGTGCTGCTGCTCGAGAAGGCCAGCGCCGTCGGAGGCGACTCCGCGCTGAGCGACGGCATCTTGGGCGGCTGGGGCACCAAACTGGCGAAAGAGCAGGGCATCGACGCCGACGCCGACGACGTGTACCGCTGGTTCACGCGTCATCCCGAATGGTACGGACCGAAGGATCCCGCCATCGCGCGCGTGCTGGCCGACAAGAGCGGAGAGACGATCGATTGGCTGCAGGAGATGGGCGTGCCTTTCCTGAAGGAAGTAGGGCCGCTGTTCGGGTACACCGAACTGCCGGTCATCCACCATGTCGATGGCAAGGGCGCCGAGATGGTGCGCGTGCTCGCCGAGACGGCCGAAAAAGCCGGCGTGGGCACGCTCACCGACACCTCGGCAACGAAGCTGGTCGCCGACGCCGACGGACGCGTCATCGGCGTGGAGGCGGTTCAGAAGAAGAACCCCGTGCGCATCAAGGCGAACAAAGGCGTGGTCATGGCAACAGGCAGCTTCGCCGGAAGCACGGCCATGATCGGTCAGATGAACGCCGAATGCGCCAACCTGCTGCCGGGCTCGAACCCCGGAGCCACGGGCGACGGCCTGGTCATGGCCATGGAGCTGGGCGCCTACACCACGCGCGTCTCGGACATGCCGCTGATGAGCTCGTTGGCAGGCCTTGAATCGGGCAGCATCGTCAACATCAACTACGGGATGCGCCTGCCGGGGCTCTGGCTCGATGCCGAAGGCCAACGCTTCTTCGACGAATCGACCCCCTACGAAAACCCCAACGGGCACCGCGCCATCGTGCGCAAGCAGAACGAGCAGGGATCGCCGGTCATCGCGTTGCTGGGAACCACGCCCGAGCTGGACGCCATGCAGGCCACGTACCCGCTGAAATGGGCCACCGCCGACACCGTAGAGGAAGTCGCCGGCATGGTGGGCCTCGACGGCGCGAAGGCGAAGGCCACCGTCGAGCGCTATAACGGCTTCTGCGAAGCGGGCAAGGACGAGGACTGCGGAACTCCCGCCGACAAGATGGTGCCCATGACCGGCCCCTTCTACGCAGCTCCTATCGCTGTGAGCACCTCGGTCACCGTCGGTGGCTTCAAGACGAACGAGCAGGCTCAGGCCCTCAGGCTCGCCTTGGCTTCCAGCGGCTCGCTGACCGAACCGATCCCCGGCCTGTACGCCGCCGGCGTGGTATGCGAGTGGAACTGCGCCGCCGGAGCCACGGTACTCAGCGCGATGACGCTCGGTCGCATCGCGGGTCGAAGCGCCGCTGCGGAGGCCTCCGCAGCCTAG